The Callospermophilus lateralis isolate mCalLat2 chromosome 3, mCalLat2.hap1, whole genome shotgun sequence genome has a segment encoding these proteins:
- the LOC143393955 gene encoding olfactory receptor 4F6, with product MDEANHSVVSEFVFLGLSNSWATQIFLFFFSCVFYVASLMGNLLIVLTVTSDPRLQSPMYFLLANLSIIDLIFCSSTAPKMIYDIFRKHKTISFGGCVVQIFFIHAVGGTEMVLLIAMAFDRYVAICKPLHYLTIMSPRRCILFLVASWIIGFIHSVTQLAFVIDLPFCGPNELDSFFCDLPRFIKLACIETHTLGFMVTANSGFISVASFLILIISYVFILMTVQKKSLGSLSKALSTLSAHVTVVVLFFGPLIFFYMWPFPTSHLDKFLAIFDAVITPFLNPFIYTFRNRDMKVAMRRLCTQFINYNEIS from the coding sequence ATGGATGAAGCCAACCACTCTGTGGTGTCTGAGTTTGTGTTCCTTGGACTCTCCAATTCATGGGCAACCCagatcttcctcttcttcttttcctgtgtGTTCTACGTAGCAAGTCTGATGGGAAACCTTCTCATTGTGCTGACTGTGACCTCTGACCCTCGTTTACAGTCCCCCATGTACTTCCTGCTAGCCAACCTTTCCATCATTGATTTGATATTTTGCTCCTCCACAGCTCCCAAGATGATCTATGACATTTTCAGAAAGCACAAAACCATTTCCTTTGGAGGCTGTGTAGTTCAGATCTTTTTTATCCATGCAGTTGGGGGCACTGAGATGGTGCTGCTCATAGCCATGGCCTTTGACAGATATGTGGCCATATGTAAACCTCTCCACTACCTGACCATCATGAGCCCACGGAGGTGCATTTTGTTTCTAGTTGCTTCCTGGATTATTGGCTTTATTCATTCAGTGACTCAGTTGGCCTTTGTTATAGACTTGCCCTTCTGTGGGCCAAATGAATTAGATAGCTTTTTTTGTGACCTTCCTCGATTTATAAAACTTGCTTGCATAGAGACCCATACACTGGGATTCATGGTAACTGCCAACAGTGGATTTATTTCTGTGGCCTCCTTTTTAATTCTGATCATctcttatgtttttattttgatgacTGTCCAAAAAAAGTCTTTGGGTAGTTTATCCAAGGCCCTCTCCACTCTGTCAGCTCATGTCACTGTGGTGGTTTTGTTCTTTGGGCCATTAATCTTTTTCTACATGTGGCCATTTCCCACATCACATCTGGATAAATTTCTTGCCATCTTTGATGCAGTTATCACTCCTTTTCTAAACCCATTCATCTACACTTTTAGAAATAGAGATATGAAGGTAGCAATGAGAAGACTCTGCACTCAGTTTATAAATTATAATGAAATTTCTTAA